The sequence ACAGCACATCGGCGTTGCGGACGGTGACCTCGTCGAGCAGCGAAACCGCATGGAAAACAGTGGTCAGCTCGTGATAGCCGTCGTCGCGGCGGTCGCCGACTTCCAGATAGAGGTTGACCTTGCCCGGCACCCGCACGGTCACCGACCCGGTGGGAACCCACTCGGATGCGATGCTGCCGCCTGCCACGGCACGACATTAGCGCCGAGATGCCGCGCAGAAGAAGTCATGCGAGCAAAAGGCAGGGCGCTGGGCCGTCCTAGGCTGGGAGCGTGCTTCCCGTAGGCGTGGAGTTCGAGGGTTATGTCGTCGACACCACCCTCGGGCGTGGCGGATACGCCGCTGTGTACCGGGCACATACCGCCGCCGAGCCGAATCACGCTGTGGCGCTGAAGGTTCTCGACGAGCATCACCGCGGTGACGATCAGATCGCCAAGCTGCGAAAAGAATTCGAGTTCGCGCATCAACTCGACCATCCCCACGTCATCACCGTGTACCGGCAGGGCCACGGCTGGCTCACGATGGAGTTGGTCGATGGCGGCACCGCTACCCGCCTTATCACCTGGACCGACAAGCTCCGAACACTCGCCCAGATCGCCGATGCGTTGGACTACATCCATCAATGCGGGATCGTGCACTGCGACGTCAAGCCGACGAATATTCTTGTATCACAGGATTGCTCGCGGTCAGTGCTCATCGACTTCGGCGTCGCGTTCGCGGTCGCCGAGACGGTCGGCTGGCATGCGACACGCATCGAGACCTCGCTGCCGTACTCGGCGCCGGAGTTGCTGCGCGGCAGGCCGCCGTCCGCTCTCACCGATCAGTACGCGCTGGCATGCACCGCCGTGGAGCTGCTGATCGGCCGTCCGCCGTATTCAGCCGAGACGTGGATGGAACTCGTCGACGCACACCTCAGCAGGCCGGTGCCCAGCTACTCGAAGAAGATCCCTTGGGTGCCACGCCTTTTCGACACGTGGCTGCACAGAGCGTTGGCGAAGCTCCCCGAGAGCCGTTACGACTCTTGTGTGCAACTGATCGAACAGCTCGATCGCGCGCTGGGCTAGCGGCTACGGCGATTCAACGGGTTCGATGACGCGTTTCGTCTGGGGGTCCCAGACACCCGAGCGCTCCAGCAGCCTCACGAAGTCGGCGACGGACAGCGTCTCGCCCCGTCGGGACGGGTCGATGCTGGCGGCGAGCAGCCGTCGCGCCGACTCATTGCCGCTGCCCGCCCACTCGGCGAAGGCGTTGCGAGATGTCTTGCGGCGCTGGGCGAAAGCGATGTCGATCAGGTTGAACACCTGCTGACGGAAGCCTTCGTCGGTCGGCCACGGCGAGGTCTCGTACCGGTCGATGCGAACAAGACCCGAGTAGACGCGCGGGATTGGCCAGAACACCGTCGGTGACACCATGCCGTGCCTGCGCACTTTGCCGTAGAACCGGATCTTGGCGCTCGGCACGCCGTAGTCCTTGCCGCCGGGTTCGGCGGCCAGCCGCTCGGCCACTTCGGCCTGGACCATGACCATCACG is a genomic window of Mycobacterium sp. ITM-2016-00318 containing:
- a CDS encoding serine/threonine-protein kinase — translated: MLPVGVEFEGYVVDTTLGRGGYAAVYRAHTAAEPNHAVALKVLDEHHRGDDQIAKLRKEFEFAHQLDHPHVITVYRQGHGWLTMELVDGGTATRLITWTDKLRTLAQIADALDYIHQCGIVHCDVKPTNILVSQDCSRSVLIDFGVAFAVAETVGWHATRIETSLPYSAPELLRGRPPSALTDQYALACTAVELLIGRPPYSAETWMELVDAHLSRPVPSYSKKIPWVPRLFDTWLHRALAKLPESRYDSCVQLIEQLDRALG
- the rsmA gene encoding 16S rRNA (adenine(1518)-N(6)/adenine(1519)-N(6))-dimethyltransferase RsmA, whose product is MTIRLLGRTEIRHLAKELDFRPRKSFGQNFVHDANTVRRAVSASGVNRHDHVLEVGPGLGSLTLALLDRGAKVTAVEIDPVLAGQLPHTVAEHSHSEINRLSVLHHDVLDLAPGDLPEQPTALVANLPYNVAVPALLHLLADFPTIRTVMVMVQAEVAERLAAEPGGKDYGVPSAKIRFYGKVRRHGMVSPTVFWPIPRVYSGLVRIDRYETSPWPTDEGFRQQVFNLIDIAFAQRRKTSRNAFAEWAGSGNESARRLLAASIDPSRRGETLSVADFVRLLERSGVWDPQTKRVIEPVESP